The following DNA comes from Deltaproteobacteria bacterium.
GTTGAAGTAGTGATGACCAGACTTCATGCTGGCGGCAAGTTTGACAATAAATCTTATCAGGTATCTGGCGGTTTGCATGGAGTTGGGGTTTCGGTGGTAAACGCTTTGAGCGAGTTTCTGGAGGTGGAGATTCGTAAAGACGGCAAAGTCTATCAGCAGAGATATGAACGCGGCAAGACAGTGAGCCCCCTGCAGGTGATCGGCACCACCCAGCGGCGAGGAACTCGGGTGACGTTCAAGCCGGACCCCATGATTTTCAAGAAAGTGCAGTTCAGTTTTGAATTGCTGGTAACCCGCCTGCGGGAGTTGGCTTTTCTCAACAGAGGTGTACGGATCAGCATAAGAGATGATCGAGAAAACCGCCAGCAAGAGTTCTATTACGAGGGCGGCATAGTTTCGTTTGTGGAATACCTGAACAAGAACAAGAATGCCATTCATCCCGAAGTGATCTATCTGGCGGGTATGAAGAATGGGACCTCAATAGAGATCGCTTTGCAGTATAACGAGACCTATACTGAAAAAATATTCTCTTTCGCGAACAATATAAACACCAAAGAAGGGGGCACCCATCTCAGCGGTTTCAAGGCAGCGCTTACTCGCAGTATCAATCAATATGCTGCTGGGGATACGGTGCCCAAGCATATGAAAGGCAAGCTTGAAGGTGAGGATGTCAGAGAAGGTCTGGCTGCTGTTATTAGCGTAAAGTTGGCAAAGCCCCAGTTTGAGGGTCAAACCAAGACCAAACTGGGAAACAGTGAAGTGAAGGGCCAGGTAGAAGCTCTTGTCTACGAGCAACTGAGCGGCTTTTTCGAAGAGAATCCTACCGTAGCAAGAGCTGTTCTCAACAAAGTGGTTGAAGCTGCCAGAGTAAGAGAAGCAGCACGTCGGGCAAAAGAGCTCACCAGACGGAAAGGGATATTGGGCGAACATTCTTTGCCGGGAAAATTGGCCGACTGTCAGGAACGGGATCCCAGTCGAAGTGAGCTCTTCATTGTGGAGGGGGACTCTGCTGGAGGTTCAGCCAAACAAGGCCGCGATCGCAAATTTCAGGCCATTTTGCCGCTGCGCGGCAAGATCTTGAATGTTGAGAAGGCTCGCTTTGATAAGATGCTGGAAAATCAGGAAATATGTGCCATGATTACTGCTCTGGGAACTGGCGTGGGCAAGGATGATTTTGATATTGCCAAGCTGCGTTACCACAGGATAATTATTATGACAGATGCTGATGTTGATGGCTCTCATATAAGAACACTGCTGCTAACTTTTTTCTATAGGGAAATGGAAGAACTCATCAGTCGAGGTCATCTCTATATTGCCCAGCCACCACTGCTTCGCGTCAGTAGAGGGAAACAGGAGCAATATGTTCGAGATGAGAAGGCATTGCAACGTTTTCTGCTCGAGCGTGCTGTGGAGAACCGACGTTTGGTGATAAACAGAAATGGCAAAGAATATCAGGGTGCCAGCTTTCTGCGCATCCTGGAAAAAATGATTCTTTACTTCGACACTCTCTTCGCCCTGGAAAAGCGAGGCTATAACCTCGATATCATTAAAGAACTGCTGGCGCTCTTTTTGAAGACAGAGATCAAGGCAGATCTAGGTACCATGATCAAGGTGAGAGAACAATTGCAAAAAGCCGGTCTGCAGGTAAGCGATCTCCGAGAAGACAAGGAATATGGTACCCACGAACTGCTGGTTAGACCCAAAGAAAACGGCTGGGAGTGGATAACTGTCGGGAAACAACTATTCCAGATGGTAGATTTTCGCCGCGCTCTCGAACAACGGCGGCAACTGCAGGAGTTGGAGGAACCACCTTACCTTCTCATAGAAGGAGACAAGCAGACCACCATCGAATCGAAGAGGTCCCTGTTGAAGTACTTGCAAGAGCAGGGAAAGAAAGGTTTGACGATCCAACGCTACAAAGGCCTGGGCGAAATGAACCCCGAGCAACTCTGGCAGACTACCATGAACCCGGAGAAACGTGCCCTCCTGCAAGTGACCATTGAGGACGCCGTGGAGGCCGACCGCATTTTCACCATTCTCATGGGTGACAAGGTGGAGCCGAGAAGAGAATTTATACAATTAAATGCTCTCCAGGTGAGAGAATTAGACATATAGGGAAGTATACAGGGTGTTGCTGCCAGGACGATGAGCAATATTTTGGCCGGCACATCCTGTATTTTTTGGGCAATCGATAACAAGCGAAGGAAGTTATTGAGTCATGGGGGAGCAACTCTCTAGTATCAGAATAGAAGATGAGATAAAGCAATCGTATCTCGACTATGCTATGAGCGTCATCATAGGCAGGGCCCTGCCAGATGTTCGAGATGGACTAAAACCGGTCCACCGCCGGATTCTCTATGCCATGCGCGAGTTGGGCAATGATTACAACAAACCTTACAAGAAGGCAGCCAGAATAGTCGGTGATGTCATCGGTAAGTTTCATCCCCATGGTGATGCAGCAGTCTACGAGGCCTTGGTTCGAATGGCGCAGGATTTTTCCATGCGCTATCCCCTGGTAGACGGTCAGGGTAACTTTGGCTCAGTTGATGGCGATCCCCCCGCGGCGATGCGGTACACGGAAGTACGACTCAGCAAGCTGTCACAGGAGTTTCTCAAGGATCTGGACAAGGAAACTGTAGATTTCGTCAGCAACTATGACGGCTCCCTGTTCGAGCCCTCTGTGCTTCCCACGGTTGTGCCCAATCTCTTGGTAAACGGCTCAGCTGGCATTGCCGTGGGTATGGCCGCCAATATACCACCGCACAATCTCTCTGAGGTGATTGACGCACTGCTGGCAATGATAGACGAACCGGATATAGAGCTGGATGCTCTCATGGAGTATATACCAGGGCCGGATTTCCCTACTGCTGCTACCATTTACGGCATGCGAGGCATCCGGGAGGCATACAGGACTGGCAAGGGGCTGATCAAAGTACGGGCCCAGACAGAGGTAGAAGAGACCAGGGTGGGACGGCAAAGAATTGTCGTAACCGAGCTGCCTTTTCAGGTGAACAAGGCAAAGCTGCTCGAACGAATAGCTGACCTGCTGAAACAGAAAAAGATCGAAGGCATAAGAGACATCCGCGATGAATCGGATCGTCGAGGAATGCGGGTGGTTATCGAGCTCAAGAGAGACGAGCAACCTGAGGTGATTCTCAACAACCTGTACCGCCATACCCAGATGGAAGCCACCTTTGGCATCAATATGCTGGCCATTGTGCACAATAGACCGGAATTGCTTTCTCTGCGCGACATCCTCGCGCATTTTCTGGAACATCGCCGTGGTGTGGTGCTGCGACGAACCGCTTTTGAACTTAGGAAAGCAGAGGAGCGCGCCCACATCCTGGAAGGTTTGAAAATAGCCCTGGAGAACATCGACGCTATCATTGAGCTCATCAAGAGGGCGGAAAACCCAAAGGCTGCCAAAGGACAGTTGCAGGAGCGCTACGGCTTCAGCGATGCTCAGGCCCAGGCGATTTTGGATATGCGCTTGCAGCGGCTCACCGGCCTGGAGCGAGAACGTATCATTGAGGAACACAAGAATCTGCTGCAGGAAATTGCCAGGCTGCGCGGTATACTGGACAATCAGGAGGTGCTCAATGCCGAAATCCGCCAGGAGCTGCACCAATTGAAAGAGCAGTACGGAGACAGCCGCCGCACCAGGATAGTGCAGCAGACGCAGGAACTGGAACTAATAGACTATATTGCCGAGGAGGATGTGATTGTTACGGTTTCTCATGCAGGCTACATCAAGCGGACTCCGGCGAGTACCTATAGAAGTCAGCGTCGAGGAGGAAAGGGCCGCACAGGAACCCGGCCGCGCCAGGAAGACTTTGTTGAGACGCTTTTTGTCGCTTCCACTCACGATCATCTGCTGTTTTTTACCAGCCTGGGTCGTTTGCACTGGTTGCGGGTATATCAGATTCCTCCGGCCAGTCCTCTGGCGCGTGGCAAAGCCGTGGTCAATTTGCTGCAGCTTCGACCTGATGAACGGGTGGCTACCATCCTGCCAGTGCGGGAATTTGCAGCCAGCACCTATGTGGTCATGGCCACTCGCAGGGGTGTGGTGAAAAAGACAGATCTGATGGCCTTTCGCAATCCCCGAGTTGGTGGAATCATTGCAGTCAAGATCAGTGAGGATGATGAACTGATAAGTGCCAGATTGACGCACGGCAACGAACAACTCTTCTTGATGACCCAGGCAGGCAAAGCCTTGCGATTTCCTGAAAATGAAATCAGACCCATGGGACGAGCAGCTCGGGGTGTCAGAGGCATGGATGTGAATGGCAGTGCTCTGGTGGGCATGGAGGTTGTCAATAATGAAGCCACGATTCTGACGGTAACTGAGAATGGTTTTGGCAAGAGAACGCCCACCACGGCATATCCTCTGCGCCGGCGGGCAGGCAAAGGGGTACTCACCATCCGAACCAGCAAAAGAAATGGCATGGTTGTCGGCTTCCGGCAGGTAAATGATCTCGATGAAATCATGCTGATCACTGATCGCGGCAGGATTATTCGCATGAGGGTGAATGAAATTTCGGTGATCGGCAGGATTACCCAGGGCGTACGACTGATAGATATCGAAGCGGGTGAAAAAGTGGTAGACCTTACCTGTCTTGCCGAGGTGGAGGACGGACAGCAAGGAGCAGAAAGAAATTGATGCCTGTCGACAACAGCAAAGAAACAGCAACTGAGGCTGTGGGGGTAGTGGGAGCTGGCAGTTGGGGAACGGCGCTGGCCAATTTACTTGCGAGCAAAAAGATGCCAGTCTATTTGTGGGTCTACGAAAAAGATCTCTGTCGACATATGCAGGAAAAGAGAGAGAACAGCCTCTACTTGCCAGGTGTGCGCCTTGCTTCTCTGGTGATGCCGGAAAGTAATCTCGAGAGGGTAGTCCTTGGTAGGAGGTTCCTGCTCATGGTGGTGCCGTCACATGTTTACCGCCGGGTGGCGTCTCAGATGGTTGATCTTATTGGGGAGTCGACTGTAATTGTCAGCGCCACCAAAGGAATCGAGAACGATACCCTCAAGACCATGTGGGGGATTTGGCAGGAGATCATTCCTGCTGGATTGCAGTGGTACTATGCAGTGCTCTCTGGTCCGAGCTTTGCTCGAGAAGTAGTCCAGTCTGTACCTACTGCGGTGACGGTGGCCTCGCCTGACAAAGAAGTGGCTCTAGAGGTGCAGCGTCTTTTTTCCACTGCCTATTTCAGGGTCTATAGCAGCACGGACGTGACCGGCGTGGAGCTCGGCGGCGCCCTGAAGAACGTGATTGCCCTGGCAGCAGGAATTGTTGACGGACTCGGGTTGGGCCACAATACCAGGGCGGCCTTGATTACCCGGGGCTTGGCGGAAATGAGCCGCCTGGGAACCAGCATGGGAGCTCATCCTTTGACATTTCTAGGCCTCGCTGGTGTTGGTGACCTGATGCTCACCTGCACGGGAGACCTCAGTCGAAATCGCACCGTGGGATACCAGTTGGGTCAGGGAAAGAAGCTTACTGACATTCTAGCTGAAATGCAAATGGTGGCAGAGGGAGTCAAGACCACTCGTTCCGCCTATTATCTGGCTAAAAGACAGGGGGTGGAGATGCCTATCTGTAAGCAGATGTATCGCATCCTGTACGAAGATCTTCCTCCAAAGGCTGCCATCTCAGAATTGATGACCAGAGGTCTGAAACACGAACTGGAAACCTTTTTCGCCTGATTTGTCCCATTATGTTCGTTTACTAAGTAAGGGCCAAACCGCCTATTGGTTGGGCCCATTCCCCATTTAGAGAGCCTCAGCCGTCCAAGATGAAGTCCGTGATGTAAGGGTTGGTTTTCATTTCATGGGCTATGGTAGACCGAGGTTGTTCACCGTAGTCGTGGCCAGGCCAGATCACCGTCTCCGGCGGGAGAGGCAGGATCTTTTCCTCGATTGACTTTAGCAGCCTCTCCAGGGACCCCCCCGGCAGGTCAGTGCGACCCACGGCCCCTACGAACAGGGTGTCTCCGGTGAAGAGGTTGTTTTCAACTTTGATGCACACTGCTCCAGGGGTATGGCCGGGTGTGTGGATGAACTCCAGGGTGAGGTTTCCCAGAGGCAGTTGTTCGCCGTCTGCCACGCGAATATCCACCGGCGAGGCGGCACAAAGTCCGAGTTCTGTGGCCCAGCCCTTTGCTTCTTCGGTGGTGAAAAAATCGTCATCCAGGGCGTGCATTACGGTTTTGGCTCCGGTAATCTTGGCCAGAGCCTGATTGCCGCAGGTATGGTCTGCGTGGCCGTGGGTATTGATGATGTATTTGAGTTGTAAACTCTTCTCTTGCAAAATCTGCAGAATCTTTTCAGTGTCGCCGGCAGGATCAATGGCTGCTGCATCGCGACTCTCAGGGCAAGCCACCAGGTAGCAGAATACTGCCATCTCTCCCACTGTGAGCTGGTCAATGATCATGAGAGCCTCCCTTCTTGACGTGGTATGGCTGAATTTGGGGCAAGCCGTCCTGGAAGCCTTCAGCTAATGGTTTCAGTTGCTTTTCCAGTAGTAAGAGGGATAACCTGGTAGAATCGAAGCGAGTCTTCCCCCTTTTGTAAAGGAGGATCAAGGGGACTTCCCTTGACACTCACCTTGTGATATACTCGTAGCGCTTTGAACTCTGGAAAAAAGCAGCAACTCCTCTGATTTTTAACCTTGACATTCTAGCCAATTTTATAGTAACAACAAACATTATTTCGATTAAGGTATTCCAGATGATAGGTAACAAGGTACAGAAGTTTTTGTGGTGGTGGCGGGCTTTCTTATGAGCCTGCCCACAGAGGCTCTGTTTGTACGCTAAGGGCCGTGGGGTAGGAGGAATTCCCATGGCTCTTTTTATTTCTTTAAAAGCCATGGAGTTTCTCCATGGCTTTTTTCATTTTCATAAGGAGGATCATTATGGAGCAGGTAAAAGTATTTCTGGAGGAAAGCGAGATTCCACAGCAATGGTACAATGTTCTGGCGGACATGCCGACGCCCATGAGTCCGCCGCTGCACCCAGGAACGGGGAAGCCAGTAGGTCCAGAGGACTTAGCTCCGGTTTTCCCTATGAACCTTATTGAGCAGGAGGTGAGTACCGAGCGCTGGATCGATATTCCGGAAGACGTACTGGAAAAATATCTCATCTGGCGTCCTACTCCACTCTACAGGGCTCGTAATTTCGAAAAACTGTTGGATGCACCGGTGGAGATCTACTACAAGCATGAAGGAGTAAGTCCTCCCGGCTCCCA
Coding sequences within:
- the gyrB gene encoding DNA topoisomerase (ATP-hydrolyzing) subunit B; this translates as MQQVSPESEKKYDASRIKVLEGLSAVRKRPSMYIGNLSTEGLHHLVYEVVDNSIDEALAGFCDSIDVHIQADNSITVDDNGRGIPIDRHEKEGIPAVEVVMTRLHAGGKFDNKSYQVSGGLHGVGVSVVNALSEFLEVEIRKDGKVYQQRYERGKTVSPLQVIGTTQRRGTRVTFKPDPMIFKKVQFSFELLVTRLRELAFLNRGVRISIRDDRENRQQEFYYEGGIVSFVEYLNKNKNAIHPEVIYLAGMKNGTSIEIALQYNETYTEKIFSFANNINTKEGGTHLSGFKAALTRSINQYAAGDTVPKHMKGKLEGEDVREGLAAVISVKLAKPQFEGQTKTKLGNSEVKGQVEALVYEQLSGFFEENPTVARAVLNKVVEAARVREAARRAKELTRRKGILGEHSLPGKLADCQERDPSRSELFIVEGDSAGGSAKQGRDRKFQAILPLRGKILNVEKARFDKMLENQEICAMITALGTGVGKDDFDIAKLRYHRIIIMTDADVDGSHIRTLLLTFFYREMEELISRGHLYIAQPPLLRVSRGKQEQYVRDEKALQRFLLERAVENRRLVINRNGKEYQGASFLRILEKMILYFDTLFALEKRGYNLDIIKELLALFLKTEIKADLGTMIKVREQLQKAGLQVSDLREDKEYGTHELLVRPKENGWEWITVGKQLFQMVDFRRALEQRRQLQELEEPPYLLIEGDKQTTIESKRSLLKYLQEQGKKGLTIQRYKGLGEMNPEQLWQTTMNPEKRALLQVTIEDAVEADRIFTILMGDKVEPRREFIQLNALQVRELDI
- the gyrA gene encoding DNA gyrase subunit A, whose translation is MGEQLSSIRIEDEIKQSYLDYAMSVIIGRALPDVRDGLKPVHRRILYAMRELGNDYNKPYKKAARIVGDVIGKFHPHGDAAVYEALVRMAQDFSMRYPLVDGQGNFGSVDGDPPAAMRYTEVRLSKLSQEFLKDLDKETVDFVSNYDGSLFEPSVLPTVVPNLLVNGSAGIAVGMAANIPPHNLSEVIDALLAMIDEPDIELDALMEYIPGPDFPTAATIYGMRGIREAYRTGKGLIKVRAQTEVEETRVGRQRIVVTELPFQVNKAKLLERIADLLKQKKIEGIRDIRDESDRRGMRVVIELKRDEQPEVILNNLYRHTQMEATFGINMLAIVHNRPELLSLRDILAHFLEHRRGVVLRRTAFELRKAEERAHILEGLKIALENIDAIIELIKRAENPKAAKGQLQERYGFSDAQAQAILDMRLQRLTGLERERIIEEHKNLLQEIARLRGILDNQEVLNAEIRQELHQLKEQYGDSRRTRIVQQTQELELIDYIAEEDVIVTVSHAGYIKRTPASTYRSQRRGGKGRTGTRPRQEDFVETLFVASTHDHLLFFTSLGRLHWLRVYQIPPASPLARGKAVVNLLQLRPDERVATILPVREFAASTYVVMATRRGVVKKTDLMAFRNPRVGGIIAVKISEDDELISARLTHGNEQLFLMTQAGKALRFPENEIRPMGRAARGVRGMDVNGSALVGMEVVNNEATILTVTENGFGKRTPTTAYPLRRRAGKGVLTIRTSKRNGMVVGFRQVNDLDEIMLITDRGRIIRMRVNEISVIGRITQGVRLIDIEAGEKVVDLTCLAEVEDGQQGAERN
- a CDS encoding NAD(P)-dependent glycerol-3-phosphate dehydrogenase, which codes for MPVDNSKETATEAVGVVGAGSWGTALANLLASKKMPVYLWVYEKDLCRHMQEKRENSLYLPGVRLASLVMPESNLERVVLGRRFLLMVVPSHVYRRVASQMVDLIGESTVIVSATKGIENDTLKTMWGIWQEIIPAGLQWYYAVLSGPSFAREVVQSVPTAVTVASPDKEVALEVQRLFSTAYFRVYSSTDVTGVELGGALKNVIALAAGIVDGLGLGHNTRAALITRGLAEMSRLGTSMGAHPLTFLGLAGVGDLMLTCTGDLSRNRTVGYQLGQGKKLTDILAEMQMVAEGVKTTRSAYYLAKRQGVEMPICKQMYRILYEDLPPKAAISELMTRGLKHELETFFA
- a CDS encoding MBL fold metallo-hydrolase — its product is MIIDQLTVGEMAVFCYLVACPESRDAAAIDPAGDTEKILQILQEKSLQLKYIINTHGHADHTCGNQALAKITGAKTVMHALDDDFFTTEEAKGWATELGLCAASPVDIRVADGEQLPLGNLTLEFIHTPGHTPGAVCIKVENNLFTGDTLFVGAVGRTDLPGGSLERLLKSIEEKILPLPPETVIWPGHDYGEQPRSTIAHEMKTNPYITDFILDG